The Rhodobacter sp. CZR27 genome includes a window with the following:
- a CDS encoding ATP-dependent RecD-like DNA helicase, producing the protein MQALAFSEDQAEAYDRVADQLRGMGVDLVGGALGSAVEGKSTVLAVVGKAGSGKTMLLAALTKALVEAGLEIVSGDWEGRKRKERRTLAILAPTNKAASVLRLRGVPATTIHRILYTPVYDPQYERIAEWLAGNGKRPEVEGLSETALDRAKAFYDQVASIPGALAAAGLRGSDFIKGWKRREEPLDVGFVDEASMLDERQLDDLREIFPTLVLFGDPAQLAPVGQSGKMVFDMLGETRKLTLSRIHRQAEDNPILDLAHALADPDLSFESFEDMVEAAARRDERVQVAQRVDADLMARSPVLVWRNQTRIRLIAAFRAAQGAPETELLPGEPLICDGIELPLKHRKKRIDLEARGLIKGAQVIYLGPGNREGFAKLHVIGAEDPQVSAASIIKIEKPGEEEPFIPSAARMGAAFLHGAAVTIHKAQGSQWEVVQVFAPDLWAAAQAGRSEAGMPLWKRLAYVAITRAEKRLLWVVRNRLALPQQPLSVEDLPRVAPRLKLQPEA; encoded by the coding sequence ATGCAAGCCCTTGCCTTCTCCGAAGATCAGGCCGAAGCCTATGACCGCGTGGCCGACCAGCTGCGCGGCATGGGGGTCGATCTGGTCGGCGGGGCGCTCGGCTCCGCGGTCGAGGGCAAGTCCACGGTGCTCGCGGTGGTGGGCAAGGCGGGCTCCGGCAAGACGATGCTGCTTGCCGCACTGACGAAGGCGCTGGTCGAGGCCGGGCTCGAAATCGTGTCAGGCGACTGGGAGGGGCGCAAGCGCAAGGAGCGGCGGACACTGGCGATCCTTGCGCCGACCAACAAGGCCGCCAGCGTGCTGCGCCTGCGCGGCGTGCCGGCGACGACGATCCACCGCATCCTCTACACGCCGGTCTATGATCCGCAATACGAACGCATTGCCGAATGGCTGGCCGGAAACGGCAAGCGCCCCGAGGTCGAGGGCCTGTCCGAGACGGCGCTCGACCGGGCCAAGGCGTTCTACGATCAGGTGGCGTCGATCCCCGGTGCGCTTGCGGCGGCGGGGCTCCGGGGGTCGGACTTCATCAAGGGGTGGAAGCGGCGCGAGGAGCCGCTGGACGTGGGCTTCGTCGATGAAGCCTCGATGCTGGACGAACGCCAGCTTGACGACCTGCGCGAGATCTTTCCGACGCTGGTGCTGTTCGGCGATCCGGCGCAGCTGGCGCCGGTCGGCCAATCCGGCAAGATGGTGTTCGACATGCTGGGCGAGACGCGGAAGCTGACGCTGAGCCGCATCCACCGCCAGGCCGAGGACAACCCGATTCTCGATCTTGCCCATGCGCTCGCCGATCCGGACCTGAGCTTCGAGAGCTTCGAGGACATGGTCGAGGCGGCGGCCCGACGCGACGAGCGGGTGCAGGTCGCGCAGCGGGTCGATGCCGACCTCATGGCGCGCTCGCCGGTTCTGGTCTGGCGCAACCAGACCCGAATCCGGCTGATCGCCGCCTTCCGCGCCGCGCAGGGCGCGCCCGAGACCGAGCTTCTGCCGGGCGAGCCGCTGATCTGCGACGGGATCGAGCTGCCGCTGAAGCACCGCAAGAAGCGGATCGACCTCGAGGCGCGCGGGCTGATCAAGGGCGCTCAGGTGATCTATCTCGGCCCCGGCAACCGCGAGGGGTTTGCAAAGCTGCACGTGATCGGTGCCGAGGACCCGCAGGTCTCGGCCGCCTCGATCATCAAGATCGAGAAGCCGGGCGAGGAAGAGCCGTTCATCCCCTCGGCGGCCCGGATGGGCGCGGCCTTCCTGCACGGGGCGGCGGTAACGATCCACAAGGCGCAGGGCTCGCAATGGGAGGTGGTGCAGGTCTTCGCCCCCGACCTCTGGGCTGCGGCGCAGGCGGGGCGCAGCGAGGCCGGGATGCCGCTCTGGAAGCGGCTGGCCTATGTGGCGATCACCCGGGCCGAGAAGCGGCTGCTCTGGGTCGTGCGCAACCGTCTGGCGCTGCCGCAGCAGCCGCTGTCGGTCGAGGACCTGCCGCGCGTGGCGCCCCGGCTGAAGCTGCAGCCTGAGGCGTGA
- the ccrA gene encoding crotonyl-CoA carboxylase/reductase, with protein sequence MALDVQSDIVAYDAPKKDLYEIGEMPPMGHVPKQMYAWAIRRERHGEPDKAMQVEVVETPSIDSHEVLVLVMAAGVNYNGIWAGLGVPISPFDVHKAPFHIAGSDASGIVWAVGDKVKRWKVGDEVVIHCNQDDGDDEECNGGDPMYSPSQRIWGYETPDGSFAQFTRVQAQQLMKRPKHLTWEESACYTLTLATAYRMLFGHKPHDLKPGQNVLVWGASGGLGSYAIQLINTAGANAIGVISEEDKRDFVMGLGAKGVINRKDFKCWGQLPKVNSPEYNEWLKEARKFGKAIWDITGKGVNVDMVFEHPGEATFPVSSLVVKKGGMVVICAGTTGFNCTFDVRYMWMHQKRLQGSHFANLKQASAANQLMIERRLDPCMSEVFPWADIPSAHMKMYRNQHKPGNMAVLVQAMRTGLRTFADVLDASRKD encoded by the coding sequence ATGGCCCTCGACGTGCAAAGCGACATCGTCGCCTATGACGCTCCCAAGAAGGACCTCTACGAGATCGGGGAAATGCCTCCGATGGGCCACGTGCCGAAGCAGATGTATGCCTGGGCCATCCGGCGCGAGCGTCACGGCGAGCCGGACAAGGCGATGCAGGTCGAGGTGGTCGAGACGCCTTCCATCGACAGCCACGAGGTGCTGGTCCTCGTGATGGCGGCGGGCGTGAACTACAACGGCATCTGGGCCGGCCTCGGCGTGCCGATCTCGCCCTTCGACGTGCACAAGGCGCCCTTCCACATCGCGGGCTCGGACGCCTCGGGCATCGTCTGGGCAGTGGGCGACAAGGTGAAGCGCTGGAAGGTCGGCGACGAGGTCGTCATCCATTGCAACCAGGACGACGGCGACGACGAGGAATGCAACGGCGGCGACCCGATGTATTCGCCGAGCCAGCGGATCTGGGGCTACGAGACGCCCGACGGCAGCTTCGCGCAGTTCACCCGCGTGCAGGCGCAGCAGCTGATGAAGCGTCCGAAGCACCTGACCTGGGAAGAAAGCGCCTGCTACACGCTGACGCTGGCCACCGCCTACCGGATGCTGTTCGGCCACAAGCCGCACGACCTGAAGCCGGGGCAGAACGTGCTGGTCTGGGGCGCCTCGGGCGGCCTCGGCTCCTATGCCATCCAACTGATCAACACCGCGGGCGCGAATGCCATCGGCGTGATCTCGGAAGAGGACAAGCGCGATTTCGTCATGGGGCTGGGCGCCAAGGGCGTGATCAACCGCAAGGACTTCAAGTGCTGGGGGCAACTGCCCAAGGTCAACTCGCCGGAATACAACGAGTGGCTGAAGGAGGCGCGCAAGTTCGGCAAGGCGATCTGGGACATCACCGGCAAGGGCGTCAACGTCGACATGGTGTTCGAGCATCCGGGCGAGGCGACCTTCCCGGTCTCGTCGCTGGTGGTGAAGAAGGGCGGCATGGTGGTGATCTGCGCGGGCACCACCGGCTTCAACTGCACCTTCGACGTGCGCTACATGTGGATGCACCAGAAGCGCCTGCAGGGCAGCCACTTCGCCAACCTCAAGCAGGCGTCGGCGGCGAACCAGCTGATGATCGAGCGCCGGCTTGACCCCTGCATGTCCGAGGTCTTTCCCTGGGCGGATATCCCCTCGGCCCACATGAAGATGTACCGCAACCAGCACAAGCCCGGGAACATGGCCGTTCTTGTGCAGGCCATGCGGACCGGCCTGCGCACCTTCGCCGACGTTCTGGACGCCTCGCGCAAGGACTGA